In Caproicibacterium amylolyticum, a genomic segment contains:
- a CDS encoding phytoene desaturase family protein — translation MNGQKKIAIIGAGVAGLAAGIYAQLHGFRTTIYEKSSVPGGACMGWTQDGLPIEGSMRFLAGTQEGTPLYDCWNEVDALRDTMFVNPDSFFTVEDSGETISFCEDLDTFCSNAEKISPEDSRLLQQFRAFVLKAQGHVLQTQKPVDLMSPLEALRVNSANGEVNKLLARLHNVPLVDFAQKFHHPALRCAFRQVLPPGSTLAYLVLCYAKFISGDIAVPVGGSRRIIKRMTDMYLKNDGELQVNAPVKEIIAANGAARGVILESGERLLTHWVISACDPAYTCRKLLQDRYAMEKKLQLRFAAPEAYPTFSLVRLFFSAPADSLPLARTLSFATDVIPAAGEGQSRLTVTQFSDDPLFVQKGRAELCADVPMPGKRAFKYWESLSVQHGAYQVEIDRLASAVQLALEKRFPEMKGQLKYLRCHTPMTYADRLNAFHGSCVAFVPTAQSRPAQLTGRLPGLSHMLLAGQWLGDTAGMHTALVQGKFAVQRLCHDERILWD, via the coding sequence GTGAATGGACAGAAAAAAATTGCAATTATTGGCGCCGGTGTTGCGGGGCTTGCCGCTGGCATTTATGCGCAGTTGCATGGCTTTCGTACGACGATTTATGAAAAAAGCAGTGTGCCCGGCGGTGCCTGTATGGGCTGGACACAGGATGGCTTGCCAATCGAAGGCAGTATGCGTTTCCTTGCCGGTACGCAGGAGGGAACACCGCTCTACGACTGCTGGAACGAAGTAGATGCCCTGCGGGACACCATGTTCGTGAATCCGGACAGCTTTTTTACAGTGGAGGACTCCGGCGAGACCATTTCGTTTTGTGAGGATCTGGATACCTTTTGCAGCAACGCCGAAAAAATCAGCCCGGAGGACAGCCGTTTGCTGCAGCAGTTCCGTGCGTTCGTTTTAAAAGCACAGGGACATGTTCTGCAGACACAAAAGCCTGTGGATTTGATGAGTCCTCTGGAAGCACTGCGGGTCAATTCTGCAAATGGTGAGGTCAATAAGCTGCTTGCAAGGCTTCACAATGTGCCGCTTGTTGATTTTGCGCAGAAATTTCATCATCCGGCGCTGCGCTGTGCCTTTCGGCAGGTACTGCCGCCGGGCAGTACGCTGGCATATTTGGTGCTGTGCTATGCAAAGTTTATCTCCGGTGACATTGCGGTACCAGTCGGCGGTTCCCGCCGAATTATCAAACGCATGACGGATATGTATCTAAAAAATGACGGTGAACTGCAGGTAAACGCACCGGTAAAGGAAATCATTGCGGCAAATGGCGCGGCACGCGGAGTTATTTTGGAAAGCGGTGAACGGCTGCTGACACACTGGGTCATTTCTGCCTGCGACCCGGCGTATACCTGCCGGAAACTGCTGCAGGACCGTTATGCAATGGAGAAAAAGCTTCAGCTGCGATTTGCGGCGCCGGAAGCTTACCCCACATTTTCACTGGTGCGGCTGTTCTTTTCGGCCCCTGCGGACAGCCTGCCGCTGGCGCGGACACTTTCTTTTGCAACGGATGTAATTCCTGCCGCGGGAGAGGGGCAGAGCCGCCTGACAGTTACGCAGTTCAGCGATGACCCGCTGTTTGTGCAGAAAGGCAGAGCAGAGCTTTGCGCGGATGTGCCGATGCCGGGAAAGCGGGCGTTTAAGTATTGGGAGTCGCTTTCTGTACAGCACGGCGCTTACCAAGTGGAAATTGACCGGCTGGCTTCAGCGGTGCAGCTGGCACTGGAGAAGCGCTTTCCGGAAATGAAAGGACAGTTGAAGTATCTGCGCTGCCACACGCCCATGACCTATGCCGACCGGCTGAATGCGTTTCACGGCAGCTGCGTGGCTTTTGTCCCAACAGCACAGTCGCGGCCGGCGCAGCTGACCGGACGTCTGCCCGGACTTTCCCATATGCTCCTTGCTGGTCAGTGGCTGGGGGATACTGCCGGAATGCATACAGCACTTGTGCAGGGGAAGTTTGCGGTGCAGCGGCTCTGTCACGACGAAAGGATTCTTTGGGATTAA
- a CDS encoding CorA family divalent cation transporter gives MQKILLYEQVSEIEPFVSKRACTLLHRPQLESFIGIDKFNLVVFNWYDLHSRMKKSPQVAICFDSDDIFFLCENEEALAMVKKIIAEQTQEQPLSNEELLYHFFMRLLRNDVNYLNDYEMLITEIEDRMVAGLQKDYLTKIISYRKDLLRLKRYYEQLGFVFEELTANENSLLSANGVQLCNILSRRTDRLFASAVNLRDYIAQVLDAYQSQLDYHQNNLMKIFTVVTTIFLPLTLLVGWYGMNFDMPELHSAYSYPIVIAVSAFIVAALIIVFKKKKWM, from the coding sequence ATGCAGAAAATATTGCTTTACGAACAAGTTTCAGAAATCGAACCATTTGTCAGCAAACGCGCCTGTACACTGCTGCACCGCCCCCAACTGGAAAGTTTCATCGGTATTGACAAATTTAATCTGGTTGTGTTCAACTGGTATGACCTGCACAGCCGCATGAAAAAAAGTCCGCAGGTCGCCATCTGCTTTGACAGTGACGATATCTTTTTTCTCTGCGAAAATGAAGAAGCGCTCGCCATGGTAAAGAAAATCATCGCAGAACAGACACAGGAGCAGCCGCTTTCCAATGAAGAACTGCTGTACCACTTTTTCATGCGCCTGCTGCGAAATGATGTAAATTATCTGAATGATTATGAAATGCTCATTACAGAAATTGAAGACCGCATGGTAGCCGGTCTGCAAAAAGATTATCTCACAAAAATCATTTCCTATCGAAAGGACCTGCTGCGGCTCAAACGGTACTACGAGCAGCTTGGATTTGTTTTTGAGGAACTTACAGCAAATGAAAACAGCCTGCTTTCAGCAAACGGTGTCCAGCTCTGCAACATTCTGAGCCGCCGCACCGACCGCCTGTTTGCAAGTGCAGTCAATCTGCGGGACTACATAGCACAGGTACTGGACGCCTACCAGTCTCAACTGGATTATCATCAAAACAACCTGATGAAAATTTTTACGGTTGTGACCACCATCTTTCTGCCGCTTACCTTGCTGGTAGGCTGGTACGGCATGAATTTTGACATGCCGGAGCTGCACTCTGCCTACAGCTATCCAATTGTAATTGCCGTTAGTGCCTTCATTGTAGCTGCACTAATTATTGTCTTTAAAAAGAAAAAGTGGATGTAA
- a CDS encoding Lrp/AsnC family transcriptional regulator, with product MDKIDATLLETLQEDARVPIKTLTKKVFLSAPAISARIEKLEKQGVIKNYQAVLDPIKLGYHIKAYINLQMTPNQKTEFYPFIRQCRNVLECDCVTGDYSMLIKVAYPSTAELDTFIGQLQHFGATSTQIVFSTPVESRGVQVSTELAGS from the coding sequence TTGGATAAAATTGATGCAACACTTTTGGAGACCCTACAGGAAGACGCACGTGTACCCATTAAGACACTGACTAAAAAAGTTTTCCTTTCCGCACCGGCCATTTCTGCCCGCATTGAAAAACTGGAAAAGCAGGGTGTGATTAAAAACTATCAGGCTGTACTGGACCCCATCAAGCTTGGCTATCACATTAAGGCATACATAAACCTGCAGATGACTCCCAATCAAAAGACAGAGTTCTACCCGTTTATCCGCCAGTGCCGCAATGTATTGGAGTGCGACTGCGTGACCGGCGACTACTCCATGCTGATTAAGGTTGCATACCCCAGTACTGCCGAACTGGACACATTCATCGGTCAGCTGCAGCACTTTGGTGCAACCTCCACACAGATTGTCTTTTCCACGCCAGTAGAGTCCCGCGGTGTGCAGGTCAGTACCGAGCTTGCTGGCAGCTGA
- a CDS encoding sensor histidine kinase, with product MSFQDKIIKVLSQAKVRRQLSTVYLAAVLLPVLIISVVILSSFQSVMNRQYQNLVDSDNQRVKSILFNATTNLYNLSDNLVSNSELLQLLQTEYSSTYEAVSACNQFSGFQNLLRNETSVSRLCIYSMNHSLGSSQYIQQVDANIQRTQWFQKASAAPSAFWAAAKRTDQYKNVYWEVTLYRKITLVKSKSYAVLAISMNDNFLKNQIENNTLCSVLSVNNGPVFYSTWNGLAGTVPPVPVGSGIAKSTGRQVINGAPCLYTVSTLLPLYTNDQFCILSIDSNAITAMRNVTFTHILLLGFIIFISWLVFFIFTHYFSARVELLRSAMHRASNNDYDIVDSFHGDDEISETFHDLKILVQQVKQKEAEMYQEQIREQKLMNEQQEMEYKMLANQINPHFLYNTLETIRMKALTEGNRDVATAIKLLGKSMRYVLENTGTSSTTLQKELDYIDTYMKIQKLRFGDRINYSLSVAEDVHPGQCEILPLLLQPIAENAISHGLECTAGGGNIHIDIRLLGSSVLSVTITDNGTGISPEKLQALKGSLNLPCKTKTNSIGLYNINRRIRLCYGECYGLRLKSEDGKGTQVNLTIPYTFTEEIKK from the coding sequence ATGTCTTTTCAAGACAAGATTATTAAGGTACTCAGCCAGGCAAAGGTACGCCGTCAGCTTTCCACCGTTTATCTGGCCGCTGTGCTGCTGCCCGTTTTGATTATTTCCGTGGTAATCCTCAGCAGTTTTCAGTCTGTTATGAACCGGCAGTATCAAAACCTGGTGGATTCTGACAACCAGCGGGTCAAATCCATCCTTTTTAACGCAACCACAAACCTGTACAATCTTTCCGACAATCTGGTCAGCAACAGTGAACTCCTGCAGCTGCTGCAAACAGAATACAGCAGCACCTACGAAGCGGTTTCTGCCTGCAATCAGTTCTCCGGCTTTCAAAATCTGCTGCGCAACGAAACCTCTGTTTCGCGCCTGTGCATTTACAGCATGAACCATTCCCTTGGCAGCAGCCAATATATCCAGCAGGTGGATGCAAATATTCAGCGGACCCAGTGGTTTCAAAAAGCTTCCGCCGCGCCCAGCGCATTCTGGGCCGCCGCCAAAAGAACCGACCAGTACAAAAATGTTTATTGGGAAGTGACCCTGTACCGCAAAATCACACTGGTAAAAAGCAAAAGCTACGCAGTACTGGCCATTTCCATGAATGATAACTTTCTGAAAAACCAGATTGAAAACAATACGCTCTGCTCCGTCCTCTCCGTAAACAACGGCCCGGTCTTTTACAGTACTTGGAACGGTCTGGCGGGTACTGTGCCGCCGGTGCCGGTCGGCAGCGGCATTGCGAAATCCACTGGGCGGCAGGTAATTAACGGTGCCCCCTGCCTGTACACCGTCAGCACGCTGCTCCCTCTTTACACAAATGATCAATTTTGCATTCTTTCTATAGACAGCAATGCAATTACTGCCATGCGAAACGTTACCTTTACACATATCCTGCTGCTCGGCTTCATTATTTTTATTTCCTGGCTGGTGTTCTTCATCTTTACGCATTACTTCAGCGCACGCGTAGAACTGCTGCGCAGTGCCATGCACCGCGCCAGCAACAACGATTATGACATTGTGGATTCCTTTCACGGGGATGATGAAATTTCGGAAACATTCCACGACCTAAAAATTTTGGTGCAGCAGGTAAAGCAAAAGGAAGCGGAAATGTATCAGGAACAGATTCGGGAACAGAAGCTGATGAATGAGCAGCAGGAAATGGAATACAAAATGCTCGCAAATCAGATCAACCCCCATTTTCTGTACAACACATTGGAAACCATCCGCATGAAAGCGCTGACAGAGGGCAACCGCGACGTTGCCACCGCCATTAAACTGCTGGGCAAGTCCATGCGTTATGTGCTGGAGAACACCGGCACCTCCTCCACCACCCTGCAAAAAGAGCTGGACTACATTGATACCTACATGAAAATACAAAAACTGCGCTTCGGAGACCGCATTAATTATTCGCTTTCCGTCGCAGAGGATGTGCACCCCGGTCAGTGCGAAATCCTGCCGCTGCTGCTGCAGCCGATTGCGGAAAATGCGATTTCCCACGGGCTTGAATGTACCGCCGGCGGCGGAAACATTCACATTGACATCCGGCTGCTTGGCAGTTCCGTCCTTTCTGTCACCATCACAGACAACGGCACCGGCATTTCTCCCGAAAAGCTGCAGGCACTCAAGGGCAGCCTGAACCTCCCCTGCAAGACCAAGACAAACAGTATTGGTCTGTACAACATCAACCGACGCATTCGCCTATGCTACGGGGAATGTTACGGTCTGCGGTTAAAAAGTGAAGACGGCAAAGGCACACAGGTGAATTTGACTATACCCTATACCTTTACGGAGGAGATTAAAAAATGA
- a CDS encoding aminopeptidase C, whose amino-acid sequence MNVFQGISANDTEVFRKSYENSALCHAMTNALYKNSVKDVSFNSTALRDTQFQFSIDLPTLEVTDQMHSGRCWIFSALNVLREQVAKKCKLEKFELSQNYVAFWDKFEKANYFLESAIDLADRPTDDRMLSFILSSGIADGGQWDMLVNVVEKYGVVPKAVMEETYQSSNTADMNHLLNTKLRQYAAKLRAAAKDGKDPQAMKKEMLAELYRFLCMCFGEPPKQFDFEYVDKDKKYHMVRGLTPKEFFREYVGLDLRNDYVSIINSPTEDKPFYRTYTVDYLGNVADGSPVHYLNLPMDEMKELIVSQLKDGELVWFGSDVGHRNERERGLWHTEAFDFEGTFGMDFSMTKAERLDYRESAMNHAMVITGVNLDEADKPTKWKIENSWSDKHGDKGYYQMGAAWFDTFVYQAVINKKYLSAQQLKALDTTPQHLNPWDPMGTLAD is encoded by the coding sequence ATGAACGTATTTCAGGGAATTTCAGCAAATGACACGGAAGTATTCCGGAAATCTTACGAGAACAGCGCGCTGTGCCATGCTATGACCAATGCGCTGTATAAAAACAGCGTAAAAGATGTATCCTTCAACAGCACTGCGCTGCGCGACACACAGTTTCAGTTTTCCATTGATCTGCCCACACTGGAGGTTACAGACCAGATGCACAGCGGACGCTGCTGGATTTTTTCGGCGCTGAATGTGCTGCGTGAGCAGGTTGCTAAAAAGTGCAAACTGGAGAAATTTGAGCTGTCGCAGAATTACGTTGCTTTTTGGGACAAATTTGAAAAAGCAAATTATTTTCTGGAAAGCGCCATTGACCTTGCAGACCGACCGACAGATGACCGCATGCTGTCCTTCATTCTCTCTTCCGGCATTGCAGACGGCGGCCAGTGGGATATGCTGGTGAATGTCGTTGAAAAGTACGGCGTTGTGCCGAAAGCGGTAATGGAGGAAACCTACCAGAGCAGCAATACCGCAGATATGAACCATCTGCTGAACACAAAGCTGCGCCAGTACGCGGCAAAGCTGCGCGCCGCCGCTAAGGACGGAAAAGACCCGCAGGCAATGAAAAAGGAAATGCTCGCGGAACTGTACCGCTTCCTCTGCATGTGCTTTGGCGAGCCGCCGAAACAGTTTGACTTTGAGTATGTGGATAAAGATAAAAAATATCACATGGTGCGCGGTTTGACTCCAAAGGAGTTCTTCCGCGAGTATGTCGGGCTGGATCTGCGCAACGATTATGTCAGCATCATTAATTCGCCCACGGAGGATAAACCGTTTTACCGTACATATACAGTGGATTATCTTGGAAATGTGGCGGACGGCAGTCCGGTACATTACTTAAACCTGCCGATGGATGAAATGAAAGAACTGATTGTCAGCCAGCTGAAGGACGGCGAATTGGTTTGGTTCGGCAGTGACGTTGGTCACCGCAATGAGCGCGAAAGAGGGCTTTGGCACACGGAAGCATTTGATTTCGAGGGTACCTTCGGCATGGACTTCTCCATGACCAAGGCAGAACGTCTGGATTACCGCGAGAGCGCCATGAACCACGCAATGGTCATTACCGGCGTGAATCTGGATGAGGCCGACAAGCCTACCAAGTGGAAGATTGAGAACAGCTGGAGCGATAAACACGGCGACAAAGGATATTACCAGATGGGTGCCGCATGGTTCGACACCTTTGTGTATCAGGCAGTCATCAATAAAAAGTATCTGTCTGCCCAGCAGCTGAAAGCACTGGATACCACACCGCAGCACCTGAATCCGTGGGACCCGATGGGAACACTCGCGGACTAA
- a CDS encoding aldo/keto reductase, whose protein sequence is MISRGYRGTDAKPSLLGFGCMRLPRLQEDKQDIDYDMGQKLIDYAYANGVNYFDTAYMYHDGLSEAFIGHALSKYPRESYFLADKMPLWQVTQESQVEEIFQNQFKRCGVDYFDFYLCHGLDRNIVEKFKKFHVIEYLKQKKAEGKIRRLGFSFHDSPEVLAEILKLNDWDFAQIQLNYIDWQAQDAKGQYDLLAKNGIPVVVMEPVRGGALAKLCPQAADVLKAADPQASLASWAVRFAASQPGVMTVLSGMSSDEQVVDNVSTFVNFQPLSQEELKTLQSAGDIYKKYLTIPCTGCRYCMDCPSGVDIPAVFKIYNEFSVSGREGEFLKAYQALEEKQQASSCVACGRCAQHCPQHISIPEKMKEIREKVEKILSE, encoded by the coding sequence ATGATTTCAAGAGGATACCGCGGAACAGATGCCAAACCCTCCCTGCTCGGCTTTGGATGTATGCGCCTGCCGCGCCTGCAGGAGGACAAACAGGATATTGACTACGATATGGGGCAGAAGTTGATTGACTACGCTTATGCCAACGGCGTCAATTATTTTGATACGGCGTATATGTACCATGACGGCCTTTCCGAAGCATTTATCGGCCACGCGCTGAGCAAGTACCCGCGTGAAAGCTACTTCCTTGCTGATAAAATGCCTCTGTGGCAGGTAACACAGGAGTCACAGGTAGAGGAGATTTTTCAGAATCAGTTTAAGCGCTGCGGTGTGGACTATTTTGATTTTTATCTCTGCCACGGTTTGGACCGCAATATCGTAGAGAAGTTTAAAAAATTCCACGTCATTGAGTACCTAAAGCAGAAAAAGGCGGAAGGAAAGATTCGCCGCCTCGGCTTTTCGTTCCATGATTCTCCAGAGGTTCTGGCGGAAATTTTGAAGCTGAATGACTGGGACTTTGCGCAGATTCAGCTAAATTACATCGACTGGCAGGCGCAGGACGCCAAGGGGCAGTATGACCTGCTGGCAAAGAACGGCATTCCGGTGGTCGTGATGGAACCGGTGCGCGGCGGCGCTTTGGCGAAGCTCTGCCCACAGGCGGCGGATGTGCTGAAAGCCGCGGACCCACAGGCAAGCCTTGCTTCTTGGGCGGTGCGTTTCGCAGCTTCCCAGCCGGGGGTTATGACCGTACTCAGCGGTATGAGCAGCGATGAGCAGGTTGTGGACAATGTGAGCACATTTGTAAACTTCCAGCCGCTTTCGCAGGAGGAACTGAAAACCCTGCAAAGCGCGGGTGATATCTATAAAAAATATCTTACCATTCCCTGTACCGGCTGCCGCTACTGCATGGACTGTCCGTCAGGTGTGGACATTCCCGCTGTCTTTAAAATTTACAATGAATTCTCCGTTTCCGGCAGAGAGGGAGAATTCCTGAAAGCTTATCAGGCACTGGAGGAAAAGCAGCAGGCATCCTCCTGCGTGGCCTGCGGCAGATGCGCACAGCACTGCCCGCAGCACATCTCGATTCCGGAAAAAATGAAAGAGATACGTGAAAAAGTGGAAAAGATTCTTTCCGAATAA
- a CDS encoding flavodoxin family protein codes for MNIKILYMSKKNTKKVAEAMAQTLGVPAQRIEDADLLQKTKLLFLGFGIYGGNPPQKLNDFLAKLKPENIQNIVLFTTSARGKDQTAPVREKLQAQGLNVAEKTFSGKGRFLFMNSKEPGRETLEAAQRFASETVKQEQKRP; via the coding sequence TTGAACATAAAAATTCTTTACATGAGTAAAAAGAATACCAAAAAAGTTGCCGAGGCTATGGCACAAACACTGGGCGTCCCTGCGCAGCGGATTGAGGATGCAGACCTGCTGCAAAAAACGAAACTCCTGTTTCTGGGTTTCGGCATTTACGGCGGAAATCCACCCCAAAAATTGAATGATTTCCTTGCCAAACTGAAACCGGAAAATATTCAGAACATCGTTCTCTTTACAACCAGCGCAAGGGGAAAGGATCAAACTGCACCGGTGCGGGAAAAACTGCAGGCGCAGGGGCTGAACGTTGCGGAAAAGACATTCAGCGGAAAAGGCAGATTCCTGTTTATGAATTCTAAAGAACCCGGCAGGGAAACGCTGGAGGCCGCGCAGAGATTTGCATCAGAAACTGTAAAGCAAGAGCAGAAACGTCCATGA
- a CDS encoding GIY-YIG nuclease family protein, which produces MPEVLKAFVYILRCADGTLYTGWTNDLAARLRTHQAGKGAKYTRARRPVTLVYYEVLPEKCAALRREAAIKRLSRAAKLHLIANAQCTNAPKVSDSAAENCGLR; this is translated from the coding sequence GTGCCAGAGGTGTTAAAGGCATTTGTATATATCCTGCGTTGTGCGGACGGTACCCTTTACACTGGCTGGACAAATGACTTGGCCGCACGGCTGCGCACCCATCAAGCCGGCAAAGGTGCAAAATATACCCGCGCCCGCCGACCGGTCACACTGGTGTACTATGAAGTCCTGCCCGAAAAGTGTGCCGCACTCCGGCGTGAGGCTGCAATCAAACGCCTTTCACGTGCTGCAAAACTGCATCTGATTGCCAACGCACAATGTACAAACGCGCCAAAAGTCTCCGACTCTGCCGCAGAGAATTGTGGATTGCGTTAA
- the gluQRS gene encoding tRNA glutamyl-Q(34) synthetase GluQRS, giving the protein MPDCVRGRFAPTPSGRMHPGNVLCALLAWLSARSQGGRIVLRIEDLDPLRCPRGNADLLERDLAWLGLDWDEGGSRGGAHAPYYQSECTPIYGTALEILQKQGLIYPCFCSRSQLHAASAPHLSDSQVIYDGRCRRLTADQVQQLSKTHRPALRLCVPNETISFTDSCQGNYSENLAKECGDFLVRRSDGVFAYQLAVVVDDARMGVTEVVRGRDLLSSVPQQLYLYRLLGYRPPQYRHIPLLLAPDGRRLSKRDRDLDLGSLRQSLSNARPLIGALAHLCGLLPQPEPVTPQELLPQFHWELVRRESICVPEKWYTTPPTEWL; this is encoded by the coding sequence ATGCCGGACTGTGTCCGCGGGCGCTTTGCACCGACTCCCAGCGGCCGCATGCACCCCGGTAATGTGCTGTGTGCACTGCTGGCGTGGCTTTCCGCACGTTCACAAGGTGGACGCATTGTGCTGCGCATAGAAGACCTCGACCCGCTGCGCTGCCCGCGTGGAAACGCAGATTTACTGGAACGTGACCTTGCATGGCTGGGGCTGGACTGGGACGAAGGCGGCAGCCGCGGCGGCGCACACGCGCCTTATTACCAAAGCGAATGTACACCGATTTATGGAACCGCACTGGAGATATTGCAGAAACAAGGACTGATTTATCCCTGCTTCTGCAGCCGGTCGCAGCTGCACGCTGCCAGTGCCCCGCACCTTTCTGACAGTCAGGTGATATATGACGGCCGCTGCCGCAGGCTCACTGCAGACCAGGTGCAGCAGCTTTCCAAAACACATCGTCCCGCCCTGCGCCTGTGTGTACCGAATGAAACCATTTCTTTTACAGACAGCTGTCAGGGCAATTACTCTGAAAATCTTGCGAAAGAATGCGGTGATTTTCTGGTGCGGCGTTCAGACGGTGTTTTTGCCTATCAGCTGGCGGTAGTTGTGGATGACGCACGCATGGGTGTTACGGAAGTAGTACGCGGCCGCGACCTGCTTTCCTCTGTGCCGCAGCAGTTGTATCTGTACCGTCTGTTGGGATACCGCCCGCCGCAGTACCGCCATATTCCGCTGCTGCTTGCCCCGGACGGCCGCCGTCTTTCCAAGCGTGACCGCGACCTTGACCTCGGCTCCCTGCGGCAAAGCCTGTCAAATGCCCGGCCTCTGATTGGCGCGTTGGCACATCTTTGCGGACTGCTGCCACAGCCGGAGCCGGTCACCCCGCAGGAACTGCTGCCGCAGTTTCACTGGGAACTGGTGCGGCGGGAATCGATTTGCGTACCGGAGAAATGGTACACAACACCTCCCACAGAATGGCTTTAA
- a CDS encoding MarR family winged helix-turn-helix transcriptional regulator, whose protein sequence is MNCLEKLQKMDVQRALFGMFFSFSNHLQTAGDTFYDEITCKQFFFLICLNLLEDCPPTLNELAQVMQSSHQNIKQMAKTLEAAGYVELRRDSSDRRKTRIYKTQKADDLQRKYRTQSEQFFGAFYAGISPEDLLTTFRVLNQLDDNLTAFKTEENDL, encoded by the coding sequence ATGAATTGCTTGGAAAAACTGCAGAAGATGGATGTTCAGCGTGCGCTGTTCGGTATGTTTTTTTCGTTCAGCAATCATTTGCAGACGGCCGGAGATACTTTTTATGATGAAATCACCTGCAAACAGTTTTTCTTCCTCATTTGCCTAAATTTGCTGGAGGACTGCCCGCCTACGCTTAACGAACTGGCACAGGTGATGCAAAGTTCTCACCAGAACATTAAGCAGATGGCAAAAACACTTGAGGCGGCCGGTTATGTTGAACTGCGGCGGGACAGTAGTGACAGGCGTAAAACCCGGATTTATAAAACACAAAAGGCTGACGATTTACAGCGAAAGTACCGCACCCAGAGCGAGCAATTTTTTGGAGCTTTCTATGCGGGAATTTCTCCTGAAGATTTACTGACCACCTTTCGAGTGCTCAACCAGCTGGATGACAATCTGACAGCGTTCAAAACGGAAGAAAATGATTTGTAA
- a CDS encoding GNAT family N-acetyltransferase, protein METVIHTDGSDERFAALCRQLDEFLDEKIGKEKQQTQYNAYNTLQAIHHAVLILVDGCAAACGAVKQYAPGAAEIKRVFVCPQYRRRGLARKVLCELEQTAAEIGCSTLLLETGKPLTAAQKLYESCGWHQIPNYGQYAGVNTSVCMQKEL, encoded by the coding sequence ATGGAAACAGTCATACACACAGACGGCAGTGACGAACGTTTTGCAGCACTTTGCCGTCAGTTGGACGAATTTCTGGACGAGAAAATCGGAAAGGAAAAGCAGCAGACACAGTATAATGCTTACAATACACTGCAGGCGATTCACCATGCAGTGCTGATTTTGGTGGATGGCTGTGCGGCGGCCTGTGGTGCGGTGAAACAATACGCACCGGGGGCAGCAGAAATCAAACGTGTTTTTGTCTGTCCGCAATACCGCCGGCGGGGACTTGCACGCAAAGTGCTGTGCGAGTTGGAACAGACTGCGGCAGAAATCGGCTGCAGCACACTGCTGCTGGAAACCGGAAAACCGCTTACTGCTGCACAAAAGCTGTACGAAAGTTGCGGTTGGCATCAGATACCCAATTATGGCCAGTATGCAGGTGTAAACACCTCTGTCTGCATGCAAAAAGAATTGTAA